AACCCCATGGGGTCCAGGGGGCACCCCTGGGACTTTTCCTTTCGCCGTTGACACAATCATGCCGCACCATTTATTGATATTAATGGTTATCATCAATCAATATATTATTACTTTATTGTTGATAACATGTCGTAACGAATCTTAAATGTATCGAAAATTAACAGAATTATCGTATAAGTTGACGAAAATTGTCACTTTACCCCCGTGTTATCAAGTATAAAATCTGGAAATTAATTTCTGTTCCGATTGAATCAACGGACCAGAAAATCCCCCACTTCTCTCCGGAGGAATACCAATTTGCCTTCTTCTCTTCCAATCCAAACCCGGAATACTCCGGACAATGTCAATTGCGCCTTATTGATAATCGGACATCCGGGGCACGAACTTCGGCTTTATGAGTGGTTAACCCGCAACAAACCGATGGTATTCGTGCTGACCGATGGTTCGGGACGCACCGGACGATCCCGCATGGACTCCACCCTCCGCCTGCTTGCCGAAACCGGCGCAACGGGATACCCTGCTTTCCGGCAGGTCACCGATCAACAGGTCTATACCGCCTTCCTGCGTCAGGATATCCCCTTCTTCCTGAATCTGCGGGATCAACTTCAACGGCTCTTCGATGAACTCCAGCCCGCCACGGTGGTGGGTGATGCCATGGAGTATTATAATCCCACACATGATCTGTGCCGCATCCTGATCGACAGCATTCTGCTGCGCACGGCGGCTTCCGCCCGCCCGGTGGCGGAAAATTTCGATTTCACCCTGGTGGGTCCGGTTTCCGGGGAGACCCCCGGCGCCATCAACCGGGAGTTGCCTCCGGAGATCTTCGAGAAGAAATGCGCCGCCGCCCGGAATTATGTCGAATTGACTGCGGAGGTCGAACGCCAGATGGCTCAATTCGGCCCGACCCACTTCCGGAACGAATCCCTGCGACCCGTGGTCGCGGGTTGTTTTCCGGAACGGAGCGGAATCCCGTTCTACGAAGACTACGGTCGCCAACAGGTGGAAAAGGGGATCTACTCCGAAGCGATCGCCTTCGACCGCCACTTCGTGCCGGTGCTTCAGGCCCTGGACCTGCCGATTCCGCGCCGGGTCACCTCGGGCTCCTCCTGAAATATCGGCGACATCCGCCAGAAAAGGGGTGGGCATGCACGTCTTGTTGACCGTTCGAACACTCAATGATCGTTCCGGGGCCATCACCTATACCCGGGATCTGGCCCTGGGCCTGATGCGGCACGGCCACCATCCGGTCGTCTACAGCCCCGTTCACGGCACGGTTGCCGAAGAGCTGAAACAGGCCACCATTCCCTGTGTCACCCGCCTCGATCAGGTTGCCCGGACTCCGGATATCATCCACGGGCAACACCACATCGAAACCATGGTGGCCGCCCTGCACTTCCCGACCACACCGGCGCTCTTCGTCTGCCACGATTCGGTGGCCTGGCACGACGAACCGCCGCTTCATCCGACTATCGTCCACTACGTCGCCGTCGACGAAACCTGCCGGGCCCGTTTGATCCAGGGCAGCGGCATCGCCCCCGACAAGACCTCGGTGATCGGCAACGCCGTTGAATTGAGCCGATTCCCACGCCGCTCCCCCCTGCCGGAACGTCCCAAACGGGCGCTGCTGTTCAGCAACTCCCGGAACGTCGATCAACTGGCCGCCATTCAACAAGCCTGCGCGGCGATGAATCTGCAGCTCGATCGATTGGGCAAGGCGGGATCGGGTCAGGTTTCCGACCCCGAACACTTTCTGGGAAACTACGATCTGGTCTTCGCCAAGGGGCGGGCGGCCATGGAAGCGGCCGCCGCGGGCTGCGCCGTGATACTCATCGATTTCGCCGGACTGGGCGAGATGGTGCGCATGGACCGCGTGGAGGCGTTGCGTCGAGCCAATTTCGGCTATCGAACCCTGACCCGGCCCCATGATGCCAACCTGCTGCAAGAGGAGATCTCCCGCTACGATGCACGGGATGCCGCCCGAGTCACCGACTGGGTGCGGCGCTCTCTGGACTCGGAACTCCTCTTCGCCGAGTTGATGGAACTCTACGAGCAGCTCATTGCCGATTATTGCAACCGGCCGGTCGATCCGGTCGAAATCGGCCGCTCAGCCTCCCGCTACCTCTCCCAATGGAGTTACAACAGACGCTTCGAGTGGGAACAAGGCGTGTTCCGCTTCCGCGGTGGCGCGGAATGGATCTGGCGTCTGCAATTGATCGTCATACGATGCATTCTGCGCCGACGCTCCCTCCACGACTGACCGCTCCGCGATACGGGGGTTCCGCGAGGGGATGATTCCCCGACCCCCGTTTTCCCGACTCCCGAACGGGATGACGACCGTCGGTAACGACCCCGGCCCCGCCGCCCTCATCCCCTAGCGAACGCGCACCTTGACCCGCTCCCGCCCCTCCGGGTCGATCACGTGGACCGCGCAGGCGATGCAGGGATCGAAGCTGTGGATGGTGCGCAGGATCTCCAGCGGACGGTCCGCATCCGCCAGGTGGTGGCCGGCCAGAGCCGCTTCGTAGGGACCGACCCCTCCCCGGGGATCGCGGGGGCCGGCGTTCCAGGTGCTGGGCACCACCGCCTGATAGTTGGCGATGCGCCCGTCGCGGATCACCACCCAATGGGCCAGTCCGCCGCGAGGGGCCTCGGTGAAACCGGCTCCTTTGGCCTCCTTCGGCCAGGTGGACGGCTCCCACAGGGCCTCGTTGAAGGTGCGCAGATCCCCGGCGCGGATGTTGTCCAGCAACTGTCCGTACCAGCCGCGCATGGACTCCAGCACCACCTTGGTCTCCAGGGTGCGGGCGGCGGTGCGGCCCAGGGTGGAAAAGAGGGCCGCAACCGGCAGATCCAGCCGTTTGAGGGTCGAATCGACCAGTTCACACGTCAAGGCATGCTTCCGGGCGTAAAGCAGCGCCACCCGGGCCAGAGGACCGACCTCCATGGGTTTGCCCCGCCAGCGGGGCGATTTGAGCCACGAATAGGCGGCGTCCACATCCAGATGCTCGTAAGGCGGTTGCGGCCCGGTGTAGTTGAGCCGGGTCTCCCCGACATAGGGGTGCAGCCCCGCCTCCCGACCCTGGGGGTAGTCGTACCAGGAGTGGGAGACGAACTCCTGAATCTGCTCCGGATCGTTCAGGTCCACCGGGTGCAGGGTGTTCAGATCCCGATTCAGGATCACGCCGCGCGGAAAGAGATACCCCTCCGTATCGTTGGCATCCCGACCGGGAAAGTCGCCGTAGCAGAGAAAGTTGCCCACCCCCTCCCCCTGCCGGAACCAGTCCTTGTAGAATCCGGCGATGGCCAGGGTGTCGGGCACATAGGCGTGATCGACGAAGTCGGCCAGGGTGTCGATGATCGATTTGATGCGCCCCAGACCCACCATGTCCAGAGCGGTTCCCGACTGCTGCCCCGAATCCACGGAGATGGCGCAGGGCACCCCTCCCACCACGAAGTTGGGATGGGGATTCTTGCCCCCCAGGATGGTGTGCAGTTGCACCACTTCCCGTTGCCACTTGAGGGCTTCCAGATAGTGGGCCACGGCCATGAGATTGGCTTCGGGGGGCAGGCGGTATTCGGGATGTCCCCAGTAGCCGTTGGCGAAGATGCCCAGTTGCCCGCCTTCGACGAAGCTCTTCAGCCGCCTGGCCACGTCGGCGAAATAGGCGGGGGAAGAGAGCGGATGGGAACCCACCGCCTGAGCCAGAGCCGAGGTCGCCGCCGGATCGGCCCGCAGGGCGGAGACCACATCCACCCAGTCCAGGGCGTGCAGGTGGTAGAAGTGCATGACGTGGTCGTGGACATACTGGGCCGCGATCATCAGGTTGCGAATGAGCTGGGCGTTGGGCGGTATGGGATAGTGCAGGGCATCCTCCACCGCCCGGATGGAGGCCATGGCGTGAACCAGGGTGCAGACCCCGCAGATGCGCTGGGTGAAGGCCCAGGCGTCGCGGGGGTCGCGCCCCGGCAGAATGAGTTCGATGCCGCGCACCATGGTGCCCGAGGACCAGGCCTGGGCGATGGTGTCGCCCTCCAGACGGGCTTCGATGCGCAGATGCCCTTCGATGCGGGTGACCGGATCGACGACGATGCGTTGGCTCATGACTCACCTCCGGTCGTGGCTTGAGATCCCCGTTCCTCCAGATGGTCGGCCACCAGTTCGGTGAGTCCGACCACGTCGGCCTGCACCTGATAGGCCTCCAGCCCCTCTTCCAGGATGATGCGACAGTTGGCGCAGGCGGTGACCAGGGTGTGAACCCCCAACTCCTCCACCTGATGCAGTTTTTTGCGGAACACCCGGTGGCGCAAGGGTTCGGCCCGTTCAATGGCGCTGACCCCTCCCCCTCCCCCACAACACCAGTTGTGTTCGCGGGTATCGGCCATTTCGCGAAAGTCGTCGCAAACGGCGGACAGCAGTGCCCGCGGCTCCTCCAGCACCCCGCCGCGCCGGGCGATCTGACAGGGATCGTGGTAGGTGAGCGGACGACTCTCCCGGTCCCGGCTCTTCAGACGCAGCCGTCCCTCCTGCTGCAGACGGCCCAGCACCTCCAGGATGTGTTCGACCTCGAAGCCGTAGCGCCTGCCGATGAGATTCGGTCCCTCCCAACGCAGGGCGGTGAAGGCATGTCCGCATTCGGGGCTGATGACCGTCCTGACCCGCAGACGCTCCGCCGCTGCGACGATGCGCAGCAGGATCTCCGCCGCCAGATCCGAACTTCCCACCTGAATGCCGCTGTTGGTGGCTTCGAAGGCCTCGCGGGAGAGGGTCCAGCTCACCCCGGCGTGATGGAAAATGCGGGCCAGGGCCCCGATCACCTCGGGAAACTGCACGATCTCCATGCTGGAGAGCAGCACCAGGTAATCGACGTTTTCCCGATCGAGGGGAACCGGCAGTCCGCACTCCCGCTCCTGGGCGCGGATCTGGGCCTCCAGGGTCGGCAGCGTGACCCCCATGGGACTGCCCAGGGTGACGGCCCGGCGCGTGGCCCCCACCAGACTCTCGGGAGCGGCTCCGGCCAGGCAGAGTCCCTCCCGCATGCGGCGCACCAGGCCCACGATATCGAGTCCCGCCGGGCAGGCCAGGGAACACCGGGTGCAGAGGGTACACTGGTCGTAGGCCAGGGGCCCCCACTGCGCCAGCTCCTCCAGGGTCACGGGTTTGCTCAAACCGGCCATGCGGGCCAGACGACCCAGGAGGGTACACTCCTGTTCCCAGAAGCGGCGCAGGGGCTCCAGCTTGTAGATGGGGGTGGCGCGGGGGTCCCCGGTTTCGGTATGGAACAGGCAGGCCTCGGCGCACAGTCCGCAGCGGACGCATGAGGAGAAAAAGGCCGCCATCGGGGCGTCCACCACCTCCCGAAAGGCGTTGAGGGCCATGTCGAGCCGGGTGTTCATGCCTGCACCCCCTTTCGTCCGTATACCTGACCGGAATACCAGCGGGCCATCCAGATGGTGAAGGCGTGCATCAGCGGGGTGAAGGGCAGCAGGGCCAGCAGCAGCTCCGCCGACAGGAGGTGCAGCAGCAGCATGGGGACGTAGGGGCCCACATGGTGATAGGCCAGCCAGCCGGTGAGCAGCGGCAGCATGGAGAGGGTCCAGGCCAGATAATCCCCCACCCCGGAGAGGAGGCGCTTCACCGGATGGGTGAGGCGGCTGATCAGCAGCGCCGCCAGGGAGAGGATGGCGGTGAAAGCGAACAGATCGGCCACCGGGGTGGGCAGCGTGGGCCAGCCGAAACCCAGCAGGCTCCGGAACCACTCCATGTGGAAGCTCCCCAGCAGCAACGCGGCCAGGAAACCCCCGTGGAAGAGATAGCCCGCCACATAGGTGACCGGCGAACGTCGGAACAGCCCCGGATAGGGCAGATTGCGCATCAGCACGGTTTTCCAGGGGGAGCCCTGACGCGCTTGGGGACGTGGCGCGGAGAGATCCGCCAGGCGTCCGGGCAGGAGGATTTCCGCCAGACGCAGGGTCAGGCCGAAGCAGAAGAGGCTCAGCGACACCACCCAGCCCGTGCCGCGAGCCCAGAGGAAGAGGTCGATGCCGAGGTCGTTCACGGGGTTCCCTCCAGTTCGTCCACGGTGAGGGGGCGGTGGGCCTTTTTGGCCTGCTCGCGAGCCCTGCGCGTCCGGGCGGCCATGGCGGCGCCCGCCGCCGCGCCCGCCGCCAGGGCGATGCCCGCCTGGGTCATCGCCGGGCGGATGGGCGTGGAGAGCGGCGCGTAGAAGCTGCCGTTGTCCCAGAATTTGGCTTCGGAGCAGCCCAGGCAGCCGTGACCCGACTGGATGGGGAAACTCACCCCGCCGTTCCATTTGAGGGTGGCGCAGGCGTTGAAGGTGGTGGGCCCCTTGCAGCCCAGTTTGAACAGGCACCAGCCCTGACGCGCCCCTTCGTCGTCGAAGGATTCGGCGAACAGACCCCGGTCGTAGAAGGGCCGACGGTAGCAGCGGTCGTGTACGCTTTCGCCGTAGAAGGCGCGGGGTCGATGTTGGGAGTCGAGTTCGGGCAGGCGACCGAAGGTCAGGAAGTGGGCCAGCACGGCGACGATCACCGCCGGTATGGGCGGGCAGCCGGGAATGTTGATCAGCGGCTTGTCGTGAATCAAGGCGCTCACCGGCACCGCCCCGGTGGGGTTGGGCGCGGCCATGGGCAAACCGCCGAAGGCAGCGCAGGTGCCGACGGCGATGACCGCAGCGGCCCCGGCGGCGGCCTGGGCCAGCATGGTGCGGTTATCCACCCCGGCGATGGTGGAATATCCCGGATTCCCCAGAGGCACGGAGCCGTCCACCAGCAGCAGATAGCGCCCCTTGTCGACGGCCATGGCCTGATCGCGGGCCGCTTCGGCGGCCTTGCCGGAGGCGGCCTGCAGCGTGTGATGATAATCCAGGGAGATCCGTTCCAGAATCAGCTCCTCCACGCTGGGGGAGTCGGCCCGGGTCAGGGATTCGGTACACCCGGTGCATTCCTGAAAGGAGAGCCAGATGACCGAGGGTCGTCGCAGTCTCTCCAGCGTGGAGGCCATGGCCCGCACCGCACCGGCCGGCAGGGCCAGCCAGGCAGCCGCCAGGGAGCAGAACTGCAGCAGTTGCCGACGGGTGATGCCCCTTTCCGCCAGTGTTTCACCCAACGTGGCAGGATTGGCCATGGAGACTCTCCTCGATCAAAGGGTTGCTCACCGGGGTCCATTGTCCAACCAGATGCCGTATGGTCCGGGCCACCGGTTCGATGGCGGCCGCCACCGCCGGGGAAAGCCCCTCGCCGGGAGCGATCTCCGCCGCCTCGATGGTGATCAACGCTCGCCGGGTGGGCACTTCGCCCAGCAGGCGGGCCATATCCAGCAGATCGGAGAGCCCCACTTCGTGGGCGCTGCGACGACCGGAGCGCAGATAGCGGTCCATCGCCTCCCCCCGCAGCAGCCGCCACTCCCCGGGGGCCAATCCCAGGCGGGCGGCGTCGACCACGATCAGGGACTCATGGCGTCGCAGGGCTTCGAGCAGGGTGAAGGAGAGGGTTCCGCCATCCAGCAACAGGACCGGATCCCCCTCCTCCGCCAACTCCTGCAGACGCCGGATCACCATCGGGCCGACGGCGTCGTCCTTCATCAGAGTGTTGCCGATACCGAGTATTAGAATAAAGTTATTCATTACGCCTCCTCAATAAATTTCACACGAGTATACGCCATTCATTAAATTATAATTTATTAAAATAAGCACACATCGATCAAACACTGGCAAGTTAACAACTAGCCAGCAGACTTTTTTTGTTTGACCAAACCCGGAAGAAAGCTTCCTTTATAAGAACATTCTGTTATACTCTTATACCAAGCGCCGAGGGAAAAGTTCCCCCTGGGCCCTAAAATTCCCACTATTTCAATGTAAAATTTTTCTCCCGGAGAGGGGCCATGTGTCTGGCCATTCCCATGCGCGTCACCCGCATCGACGGGTTCGAAGCCGAGTGCGAAGCCAGGGGAGTGACCCGCCGGGTCAGCCTCTTCCTGCTGCAATGGGAACCCGTGGCCGTGGGGGATCACCTCATGGTCCACGTCGGCTACGCCATCCAGAAGATGAGCCCGGAAGAGGCCCGCTCCTCCTGGGAACTCTTCGACCAAATGCTTGAAAAGACGGATGAGTGAGGGCGAACCGTGCATGAACTCTCGGTGTGTCAGGCGCTGCTGCAGCAGGTGGCGCGGCTGGCGGCGGAAAACCGGGCCACGGCGGTCACCCGCCTGCGGGTGCGCAACGGCCCCCTCTCCGGAGTGGACTCGCAACTGCTGCAACGAGCCTATGCCGTGGCCCGCTGCGGCACGGTGGCCGAAACAGCCCTGCTGGAACTGGAAACGGAGGAGGTGGGCATCCACTGCCCCCGTTGCGACCGGGAATACGCCGTGGCGCCCAACGCCCTGGTCTGTCCCGCCTGCGGCGAATGGCGCACCCGTGTGGTGGCCGGGGAGGCGTTGATTCTGCTTTCGGTGGAACTGGAGACGGACTTTCCGCAAGAGGCCCCCGACGGATCGACTCCACCCCCGGATACCTGAACCGTAACATACGGGGGTTCGGGGGGGATTATCCCCCCCGACGGGTCCAGGGCTGCGCCCTTGGACTTTTACTTATGTATGGTTATTAACGGTTACGAAAAACAAGTCAAAAGATAGAACATTTTCTTTTTTTGATACTTAAAAGATAACATATTGAAAGTCAAATAATTTCCAGGAGAATCCCGGGGCGCTGCCCTGGCCCCCCGTATGAATGAAAAGGAACGATACATGTGCGATACCTGCGGATGCGGCGTGAGCAGCCAGGCCGTGCGACGGGACGGCGAAGTGGTGAAAGAGG
Above is a genomic segment from Magnetococcales bacterium containing:
- a CDS encoding glycosyltransferase, encoding MHVLLTVRTLNDRSGAITYTRDLALGLMRHGHHPVVYSPVHGTVAEELKQATIPCVTRLDQVARTPDIIHGQHHIETMVAALHFPTTPALFVCHDSVAWHDEPPLHPTIVHYVAVDETCRARLIQGSGIAPDKTSVIGNAVELSRFPRRSPLPERPKRALLFSNSRNVDQLAAIQQACAAMNLQLDRLGKAGSGQVSDPEHFLGNYDLVFAKGRAAMEAAAAGCAVILIDFAGLGEMVRMDRVEALRRANFGYRTLTRPHDANLLQEEISRYDARDAARVTDWVRRSLDSELLFAELMELYEQLIADYCNRPVDPVEIGRSASRYLSQWSYNRRFEWEQGVFRFRGGAEWIWRLQLIVIRCILRRRSLHD
- a CDS encoding nickel-dependent hydrogenase large subunit — its product is MSQRIVVDPVTRIEGHLRIEARLEGDTIAQAWSSGTMVRGIELILPGRDPRDAWAFTQRICGVCTLVHAMASIRAVEDALHYPIPPNAQLIRNLMIAAQYVHDHVMHFYHLHALDWVDVVSALRADPAATSALAQAVGSHPLSSPAYFADVARRLKSFVEGGQLGIFANGYWGHPEYRLPPEANLMAVAHYLEALKWQREVVQLHTILGGKNPHPNFVVGGVPCAISVDSGQQSGTALDMVGLGRIKSIIDTLADFVDHAYVPDTLAIAGFYKDWFRQGEGVGNFLCYGDFPGRDANDTEGYLFPRGVILNRDLNTLHPVDLNDPEQIQEFVSHSWYDYPQGREAGLHPYVGETRLNYTGPQPPYEHLDVDAAYSWLKSPRWRGKPMEVGPLARVALLYARKHALTCELVDSTLKRLDLPVAALFSTLGRTAARTLETKVVLESMRGWYGQLLDNIRAGDLRTFNEALWEPSTWPKEAKGAGFTEAPRGGLAHWVVIRDGRIANYQAVVPSTWNAGPRDPRGGVGPYEAALAGHHLADADRPLEILRTIHSFDPCIACAVHVIDPEGRERVKVRVR
- a CDS encoding (Fe-S)-binding protein, with product MNTRLDMALNAFREVVDAPMAAFFSSCVRCGLCAEACLFHTETGDPRATPIYKLEPLRRFWEQECTLLGRLARMAGLSKPVTLEELAQWGPLAYDQCTLCTRCSLACPAGLDIVGLVRRMREGLCLAGAAPESLVGATRRAVTLGSPMGVTLPTLEAQIRAQERECGLPVPLDRENVDYLVLLSSMEIVQFPEVIGALARIFHHAGVSWTLSREAFEATNSGIQVGSSDLAAEILLRIVAAAERLRVRTVISPECGHAFTALRWEGPNLIGRRYGFEVEHILEVLGRLQQEGRLRLKSRDRESRPLTYHDPCQIARRGGVLEEPRALLSAVCDDFREMADTREHNWCCGGGGGVSAIERAEPLRHRVFRKKLHQVEELGVHTLVTACANCRIILEEGLEAYQVQADVVGLTELVADHLEERGSQATTGGES
- a CDS encoding hydrogenase small subunit is translated as MANPATLGETLAERGITRRQLLQFCSLAAAWLALPAGAVRAMASTLERLRRPSVIWLSFQECTGCTESLTRADSPSVEELILERISLDYHHTLQAASGKAAEAARDQAMAVDKGRYLLLVDGSVPLGNPGYSTIAGVDNRTMLAQAAAGAAAVIAVGTCAAFGGLPMAAPNPTGAVPVSALIHDKPLINIPGCPPIPAVIVAVLAHFLTFGRLPELDSQHRPRAFYGESVHDRCYRRPFYDRGLFAESFDDEGARQGWCLFKLGCKGPTTFNACATLKWNGGVSFPIQSGHGCLGCSEAKFWDNGSFYAPLSTPIRPAMTQAGIALAAGAAAGAAMAARTRRAREQAKKAHRPLTVDELEGTP
- a CDS encoding hydrogenase maturation protease, with protein sequence MNNFILILGIGNTLMKDDAVGPMVIRRLQELAEEGDPVLLLDGGTLSFTLLEALRRHESLIVVDAARLGLAPGEWRLLRGEAMDRYLRSGRRSAHEVGLSDLLDMARLLGEVPTRRALITIEAAEIAPGEGLSPAVAAAIEPVARTIRHLVGQWTPVSNPLIEESLHGQSCHVG
- a CDS encoding HypC/HybG/HupF family hydrogenase formation chaperone produces the protein MCLAIPMRVTRIDGFEAECEARGVTRRVSLFLLQWEPVAVGDHLMVHVGYAIQKMSPEEARSSWELFDQMLEKTDE
- a CDS encoding hydrogenase maturation nickel metallochaperone HypA, encoding MHELSVCQALLQQVARLAAENRATAVTRLRVRNGPLSGVDSQLLQRAYAVARCGTVAETALLELETEEVGIHCPRCDREYAVAPNALVCPACGEWRTRVVAGEALILLSVELETDFPQEAPDGSTPPPDT